Proteins encoded in a region of the Dethiosulfovibrio faecalis genome:
- a CDS encoding HAD-IIA family hydrolase, giving the protein MIADRYDAFFLDLDGVVYVGDRQTDGAASALDRLRSMGKNVRFLTNNPTDGSDIVCRLKELGIEAKEEEVITSGTATAKVLADRGIGPVWVLGHGGLRKAITDAGLSLTEAPPCEAVVVGWDDDVTLGQIRQAALAIRQGALFVATNEDPTYPSSEGVLSGVGVVVDALIAGSGTRPLSVGKPWTAMFEQARRTLAPGKRAVMIGDTPYVDVLGAHRSGIDAILMGSAETYPGKLDFRNPDGRIDGLGDLFDDSISMGAWDSPTYPWPESVEPGVAGVVLDESGRVLLMRRSDNGRWGIPSGHVEPGETVQTAVVREIREETGLEVEVEELIGLYSDPVSQVITYPDSRICHFVTSCFLCRIRGGSLITSGPETLDAGFFDPHALPEPLMSMHPRWLADALAPSGRPFVR; this is encoded by the coding sequence ATGATAGCCGATAGATACGACGCTTTTTTTCTCGACCTTGACGGGGTCGTATACGTGGGAGATCGTCAGACCGACGGTGCCGCCTCTGCTCTGGACAGGCTCCGTTCCATGGGCAAGAACGTCCGGTTTCTCACCAATAACCCCACCGACGGAAGCGATATAGTCTGCCGGTTGAAGGAGTTGGGGATAGAGGCGAAGGAGGAAGAGGTGATCACCTCCGGAACCGCCACCGCCAAAGTGCTGGCCGACAGGGGCATCGGCCCTGTGTGGGTGCTGGGCCACGGCGGACTGAGAAAGGCCATAACCGACGCGGGGCTGTCTCTGACGGAGGCTCCTCCATGCGAGGCGGTCGTGGTGGGATGGGACGACGACGTCACCTTGGGACAGATCCGACAGGCTGCTCTGGCGATCCGACAGGGGGCTCTCTTCGTCGCCACCAACGAGGACCCCACCTATCCCAGTTCGGAGGGAGTCCTCTCCGGGGTTGGGGTGGTGGTGGACGCACTCATCGCCGGAAGCGGAACCAGACCCCTCTCGGTGGGCAAGCCCTGGACCGCCATGTTCGAGCAGGCCAGGAGGACCCTGGCTCCGGGAAAACGTGCCGTCATGATCGGCGATACCCCTTACGTGGACGTCCTGGGAGCTCACAGGTCCGGTATAGACGCTATACTGATGGGGTCTGCCGAGACCTATCCCGGCAAGTTGGACTTTAGAAATCCGGATGGACGGATAGACGGATTGGGTGACCTGTTCGACGACTCGATTTCCATGGGAGCCTGGGACTCTCCCACCTATCCTTGGCCCGAGTCGGTTGAGCCGGGAGTGGCAGGGGTGGTGCTGGACGAATCGGGCAGAGTCCTTCTGATGCGCCGCTCCGATAACGGACGATGGGGCATCCCCTCGGGACACGTCGAGCCCGGCGAGACCGTGCAGACCGCCGTGGTCAGGGAGATCCGTGAGGAGACGGGGCTAGAGGTGGAGGTCGAGGAGCTGATAGGGCTCTACTCCGATCCGGTGTCGCAGGTGATTACCTATCCGGATAGTCGCATCTGCCATTTCGTGACCAGCTGTTTTCTCTGTCGAATAAGAGGTGGCTCTCTGATCACCTCCGGTCCCGAGACACTGGATGCCGGTTTCTTCGATCCCCATGCCCTGCCGGAGCCTCTGATGTCCATGCATCCCAGATGGCTGGCCGACGCTTTGGCCCCTTCCGGAAGACCTTTCGTGAGATAA